In one window of Solanum pennellii chromosome 2, SPENNV200 DNA:
- the LOC107010839 gene encoding acylsugar acyltransferase 3-like, which yields TPCLPTPCHLQYYKLSFFDQISVKEHVPIVLFYANNKFINNFTIDERIEQSLSKVLTHVYPAAGRYDKDECSILCLDQGISYTKAKVNCKLNNFLEKAHKDLSLAALFWPHENKYINKSNLMVSPIVTAQVTEFECGGLAVSLSSSHPAMDGFSNIKFLFEWAKVCKMETPIENINFLRFNLGNVFPTRDISRLFKSTYDPVIEKDIVIRRFSVTR from the coding sequence ACACCATGTTTACCTACTCCTTGTCACCTTCAATATTACAAGCTCTCATTCTTCGACCAAATATCTGTGAAGGAACATGTCCCCATTGTTCTTTTCTATGCtaataataaattcatcaaCAACTTCACAATCGATGAACGAATTGAACAATCTCTTTCGAAGGTATTAACTCATGTTTATCCAGCAGCAGGAAGGTACGATAAAGATGAATGTTCGATTCTTTGTCTTGATCAAGGTATTTCTTATACTAAGGCCAAGGTAAATTGTAAGTTGAATAATTTCTTAGAGAAAGCACACAAGGACCTTAGTCTTGCAGCTTTATTTTGGCCACATgaaaataagtatataaataaaagcAATTTAATGGTTTCACCAATTGTAACGGCACAAGTAACTGAGTTTGAATGTGGTGGTCTCGCGGTCTCATTAAGTAGTTCACACCCTGCCATGGATGGTTTCtcaaatattaaatttctttttgagTGGGCAAAAGTGTGTAAAATGGAAACTCCTATTGAGAATATTAATTTTCTAAGATTCAATTTAGGTAATGTTTTTCCAACAAGAGATATATCAAGACTTTTCAAGTCGACTTATGATCCAGTTATAGAGAAAGATATTGTTATTAGGAGATTTAGCGTCACCAGATGA